The proteins below come from a single Pandoraea apista genomic window:
- a CDS encoding intermembrane transport protein PqiB translates to MTDPKDTQDPKAAPPPGANELPTPAIEPRKRWAPSLVWLIPLVAALIGLSLVAKVLIERGPSVVIDFKSAEGVEAGKTKVKYKDVDIGTVKSIELSDDLSHVRVTVDLTKNAKKFAVKDSRWWIVRPRVAGGSVSGLSTLLSGAYIGADAGKSGDTANHFVGLEVPPVVSTGQPGKPFILHAADIGSLDIGSPIYYRRIQVGQVEAYSLDPDGKGVTLRVFVQAPYDQYVGSNTRFWHASGIDLRLDSSGFQVNTQSLASVVIGGIAFQAPGDSGAGVMAKPGQEFSLAPDETTAMKPPDTHPITVVFRFQQSLRGLAVGAPVDFRGITLGEVTSIGVEFDRATKQISMPVTVLVYPDRLRRRDPNNSIEPGAEARRQILDLLVARGLRGQLRTGNLLTGQLYVALDFFPNAKPAKAERVDDVLLLPTLPNTLDQLQLQIADIASKLDKIPFDSIGQSLDSSLRKLDKTLDSAQGLFRQLDGEIAPEAKATLGEAKKSFGAAERTLSEDAPVQQDVRQAMQELTKTLRSLNTLADYLQQHPEALLRGKPKDPQP, encoded by the coding sequence ATGACTGACCCGAAAGATACCCAAGACCCGAAGGCAGCACCGCCCCCTGGCGCCAACGAGTTGCCCACCCCGGCCATCGAACCGCGCAAACGCTGGGCGCCGTCGCTCGTCTGGCTGATTCCGCTGGTGGCCGCGCTCATTGGCCTGTCCCTCGTTGCCAAGGTGCTCATCGAGCGCGGGCCGAGCGTCGTCATCGACTTCAAGTCGGCCGAAGGCGTCGAAGCCGGAAAAACCAAGGTCAAGTACAAGGACGTCGACATCGGCACGGTCAAGAGTATCGAGCTGTCCGACGACCTGTCGCATGTGCGTGTAACCGTCGACCTCACGAAAAACGCGAAGAAGTTCGCCGTCAAGGATTCGCGCTGGTGGATCGTGCGCCCGCGTGTGGCAGGCGGCAGCGTCTCCGGTCTCTCGACGCTGCTCTCCGGGGCCTACATTGGCGCCGACGCCGGCAAGTCGGGCGACACCGCGAACCATTTCGTCGGACTGGAAGTGCCCCCGGTTGTCTCCACCGGCCAGCCCGGCAAGCCGTTCATTCTGCACGCCGCCGACATCGGCTCGCTCGATATCGGTTCGCCGATCTACTACCGCCGGATTCAGGTCGGGCAGGTCGAGGCCTACTCACTCGACCCTGACGGCAAAGGCGTGACACTACGCGTGTTCGTGCAAGCCCCCTACGATCAGTATGTGGGCTCCAACACCCGCTTCTGGCATGCGAGTGGTATCGACCTGCGGCTCGACTCGAGCGGCTTCCAGGTCAACACGCAGTCGCTGGCCTCGGTGGTCATTGGCGGCATCGCCTTCCAGGCCCCGGGCGACTCGGGCGCTGGCGTGATGGCCAAGCCGGGGCAGGAATTCAGTCTGGCGCCGGACGAAACCACGGCCATGAAGCCGCCCGACACGCATCCGATCACGGTCGTGTTCCGCTTCCAGCAATCGTTGCGCGGTCTGGCCGTGGGCGCGCCGGTCGACTTCCGGGGCATTACGCTGGGTGAGGTGACGTCGATCGGCGTGGAATTCGATCGGGCGACCAAACAGATCAGCATGCCGGTGACGGTACTGGTCTATCCGGACCGACTGCGCCGCCGGGATCCGAACAACAGCATCGAGCCCGGTGCGGAGGCCCGCCGTCAGATTCTGGACTTGCTCGTGGCGCGCGGCCTGCGTGGTCAGTTGCGCACCGGCAATCTGCTGACCGGCCAGTTGTACGTGGCGCTCGACTTCTTCCCGAACGCGAAGCCGGCGAAAGCCGAGCGTGTCGACGACGTGCTGCTCCTGCCGACCTTGCCCAACACGCTCGACCAGTTGCAGCTTCAGATCGCTGACATCGCAAGCAAGCTCGACAAGATTCCGTTCGACAGCATCGGACAGAGCCTCGACTCTTCGCTGCGCAAACTCGACAAGACGCTCGACAGCGCGCAGGGCCTGTTCCGCCAGCTCGACGGCGAGATCGCGCCCGAAGCCAAGGCGACGTTGGGCGAGGCGAAGAAGAGTTTCGGCGCCGCCGAGCGCACGCTTTCCGAAGACGCACCGGTGCAACAGGACGTTCGTCAGGCCATGCAGGAACTCACCAAGACCCTGCGTTCGCTCAACACGCTCGCCGACTATTTGCAGCAGCACCCCGAAGCGCTGCTGCGCGGCAAACCGAAGGACCCGCAACCATGA
- a CDS encoding PqiC family protein has protein sequence MMRPTEMTRSPRRLATPTARAALAVLALTLASCASPPSSFYTLTDAAGTAPSGSATTGANAPATPYAIEVSPVAVPEQVDRPQIVVTRGGGRVDILEESRWAAPLKNELTSAISRDLTQRLGAMDVYGLPRADGLTVYRVSTSVQRFESSPGEQAALTAVWSVRRVPGDIVLTCRFAGTEPASGGVAEVVAAQRKLVDRLADGIGNAIAISAQGATPRCQG, from the coding sequence ATGATGAGGCCCACCGAGATGACCCGCAGCCCGCGCCGCCTTGCGACGCCGACGGCCCGCGCCGCACTGGCAGTCCTCGCCTTGACGCTTGCGAGCTGTGCGTCACCGCCGTCGAGTTTCTACACGCTGACGGACGCCGCCGGCACTGCCCCCTCGGGCAGCGCCACCACCGGCGCCAACGCTCCGGCAACCCCTTACGCCATTGAAGTCTCGCCAGTAGCCGTGCCCGAGCAGGTCGACCGTCCCCAAATCGTCGTCACGCGCGGCGGCGGGCGTGTCGATATTCTCGAGGAATCGCGCTGGGCCGCGCCGCTCAAGAACGAGTTGACGTCGGCGATCTCCCGCGACCTCACGCAGCGCCTCGGCGCCATGGACGTTTATGGGCTACCGCGTGCCGATGGGCTCACCGTGTACCGGGTGTCGACGTCGGTGCAGCGCTTCGAGTCCTCGCCGGGCGAACAGGCTGCACTCACTGCGGTCTGGAGCGTTCGCCGCGTGCCCGGCGATATCGTGCTGACCTGCCGCTTTGCCGGCACGGAGCCTGCCTCGGGTGGCGTAGCCGAGGTCGTTGCCGCCCAGCGCAAGCTCGTCGACCGTCTGGCAGACGGCATCGGCAACGCCATTGCCATCAGCGCACAGGGCGCCACCCCACGCTGCCAGGGCTGA
- a CDS encoding ABC transporter substrate-binding protein — MPSLSGHLRRTIAVAASVAFTALGAVPTHAAPATISDGVVKIGVLTDLSGVSSDNAGKGSVLAATMAIDDFSHDHKVLGAPIELISADSQGKTDTGATIAREWYDRGKVDMITDLTFSNVALAVDRIADEKKKIALVTGAGSSAISNEQCTAHSVQWMYDTYALANSTSQALLRRGLKSWYFITADYAFGQALEKDASDILTRQGGKVVGSVKHPVNSPDMSSYLLRAQTSGAQVIALANSGTDTLNTVKQASQFNMIQGGKQVFTPLLSLITEVHGMGLKNAQGMVLTNGFYWDQDERSRAFAQRFYAQHKKMPTMMQAAVYSAVLNYLKAVQAAGTDEADAVMAKLKSMKIDDPVIRSGQIRADGKLVHDMLLVQVKTPAESKSEWDLYKIMETIPADKAFAPLAESKCALVKK, encoded by the coding sequence ATGCCCAGCCTTTCCGGCCACTTGCGCCGTACGATCGCCGTCGCGGCTTCCGTTGCATTCACCGCACTTGGCGCCGTCCCCACTCATGCCGCCCCCGCCACCATTTCGGATGGCGTAGTGAAGATTGGCGTGCTGACCGACCTGTCCGGGGTATCGAGCGACAACGCAGGCAAAGGCAGCGTGCTTGCCGCCACCATGGCGATCGACGACTTCTCGCACGATCACAAAGTGCTGGGCGCACCGATCGAATTGATCTCCGCCGACTCGCAGGGCAAGACCGATACCGGCGCCACCATTGCCCGCGAGTGGTACGACCGGGGCAAGGTCGACATGATTACCGATCTCACGTTTTCGAACGTCGCCCTTGCAGTCGATCGCATCGCCGACGAAAAGAAGAAGATCGCGCTCGTGACCGGCGCGGGGTCGTCCGCCATCAGCAACGAGCAGTGCACGGCGCACAGCGTGCAATGGATGTACGACACCTATGCGCTCGCGAATTCGACCTCGCAGGCGCTGCTGCGTCGCGGTCTCAAGTCGTGGTACTTCATCACCGCCGACTACGCCTTCGGTCAGGCGCTGGAGAAGGACGCCAGCGACATTCTCACGCGCCAGGGCGGCAAAGTCGTGGGTTCGGTGAAGCACCCGGTGAACTCGCCCGATATGTCGTCGTATCTGCTGCGTGCACAGACATCCGGCGCACAGGTCATTGCGCTGGCGAACTCAGGCACGGACACCCTCAACACCGTCAAGCAGGCGTCGCAGTTCAACATGATCCAGGGTGGCAAGCAGGTCTTCACGCCGTTGCTGTCGCTGATCACGGAAGTACACGGCATGGGACTGAAGAACGCGCAAGGCATGGTCCTCACCAATGGCTTTTATTGGGATCAGGACGAGCGCTCGCGAGCCTTTGCGCAGCGCTTCTATGCACAGCACAAGAAGATGCCGACGATGATGCAGGCCGCCGTATATTCGGCAGTACTCAATTATCTGAAGGCTGTACAGGCGGCCGGCACCGATGAAGCCGACGCCGTGATGGCCAAACTCAAGTCGATGAAGATCGACGATCCGGTGATTCGCAGCGGTCAGATTCGGGCCGACGGCAAGCTGGTGCACGACATGCTGCTGGTGCAAGTCAAGACACCGGCCGAGTCGAAATCGGAATGGGATCTGTACAAGATCATGGAAACGATTCCGGCCGACAAGGCGTTCGCCCCGCTGGCCGAATCGAAGTGCGCGCTGGTGAAAAAGTAA
- the mdtD gene encoding multidrug transporter subunit MdtD has protein sequence MKQDKTLTALLWIVAAGFFMQALDTTIVNTALPAMAASLGENPLRMQPVVVSYSLTMAMLTPASGWLADRFGTRRVYFVAILLFVLGSIFCAMAHTLPQLVLARVLQGAGGSMLLPIGRLAVLRTFPAGEYLAALAFVSIAGQVGPMIGPVLGGWLVQVASWHWIFLINVPIGVIGSLAVRHYLPRPTKDEVIDTGFDWIGFALLSVAMVSFTLALDHPFSDTGWGVSVGLALLCVVTTLGYWPYARRHAAPLFPLELFATRSFSLGLLGNLIARIGSSAVPFLLPLLLQVAMGYRPLASGLMMLPVALAGVVVKRMVTPLVQRHGYTRFLMVNTAIVGGSIASFALFGPGWPMWLGLVQLAVFGGANSMQFAAMNSVTLKDLGMRRASAGNGLFSMAQMLALGLGVTIGGQLLALFGHLAGQAGEVGVGGTVAGFRMTFVCVGLITLASALVFRRVEDPAAGTATGDGETPPASATDFKR, from the coding sequence ATGAAGCAAGATAAGACACTCACCGCCCTGCTATGGATTGTCGCGGCGGGCTTTTTCATGCAGGCGCTCGACACAACCATCGTCAACACGGCCTTGCCTGCGATGGCGGCAAGCCTTGGCGAAAACCCGCTGCGCATGCAGCCGGTAGTGGTGTCGTACTCGCTCACGATGGCCATGCTGACACCGGCGTCGGGCTGGCTGGCAGACCGGTTCGGCACGCGCCGCGTCTATTTCGTGGCGATTCTGTTGTTCGTCCTCGGCTCGATATTCTGTGCGATGGCGCACACGTTGCCGCAATTGGTGCTCGCGCGGGTCTTGCAGGGCGCCGGTGGCTCGATGCTGCTGCCGATCGGGCGTCTCGCCGTGCTGCGCACGTTCCCCGCGGGAGAATATCTGGCGGCGCTCGCCTTCGTGTCGATTGCGGGACAAGTCGGCCCGATGATCGGACCGGTACTCGGTGGCTGGCTCGTGCAAGTCGCTTCGTGGCACTGGATCTTTCTCATCAACGTACCTATCGGCGTGATCGGCAGTCTGGCTGTGCGGCACTACCTGCCGCGTCCCACCAAGGACGAGGTCATCGACACCGGTTTCGACTGGATCGGCTTCGCCTTGCTGTCGGTCGCAATGGTGTCGTTCACGCTTGCGCTCGATCACCCGTTCTCCGATACGGGATGGGGCGTGTCCGTGGGGCTGGCGCTGCTTTGCGTTGTCACGACCCTGGGGTACTGGCCGTATGCCCGGCGCCATGCCGCCCCGCTGTTTCCGCTTGAACTCTTCGCCACGCGCAGCTTCAGTCTCGGCTTGTTGGGCAATCTCATCGCCCGGATCGGCAGCAGCGCGGTGCCGTTTCTGCTGCCGCTGCTGCTTCAGGTGGCCATGGGTTACCGTCCGCTCGCCTCGGGGCTGATGATGCTGCCGGTCGCGCTCGCGGGGGTGGTCGTCAAGCGCATGGTCACGCCGCTGGTGCAGCGTCACGGTTACACGCGCTTTCTGATGGTCAACACGGCGATCGTTGGCGGTTCGATCGCGAGTTTCGCGCTCTTCGGGCCCGGCTGGCCGATGTGGCTGGGGTTGGTGCAACTGGCCGTGTTCGGCGGCGCGAACTCGATGCAGTTCGCCGCGATGAACAGCGTGACGCTCAAGGACCTCGGCATGCGTCGTGCCAGCGCGGGGAACGGCTTGTTCTCGATGGCACAGATGCTGGCGCTGGGGCTGGGCGTGACCATCGGGGGCCAGTTGCTGGCGCTGTTCGGTCATCTGGCCGGACAGGCGGGGGAGGTGGGGGTCGGCGGTACCGTGGCGGGCTTTCGCATGACGTTCGTGTGCGTTGGCCTGATCACGCTGGCCTCGGCGCTCGTATTTCGTCGCGTGGAAGACCCGGCGGCGGGCACGGCAACCGGTGATGGCGAGACGCCGCCCGCGTCCGCCACCGATTTCAAACGCTAG
- a CDS encoding glycoside hydrolase family 15 protein: protein MPARIEDYAMIGDCRSAALVARDGSIDWLCWPYFDSPACFAALLGGPEHGRWKLAPDDPRATSTRRYHDDTLILETRFETVEGCVAVIDFMPLRDGAADLVRLVKGIHGNVSMSMELILRFDYGASVPWARVLDSDDPTGPGMRLIAGPDKVVVRTPVEIQDVPGSLRARFDVKAGETVPFVLSRVASHHADPREIDPLAALTDTERYWRTWANRCQLDGRWAEAIRRSLIVLKALTFVPTGGVVAAPTTSLPEQLGGERNWDYRYCWLRDATLTLQALMLGGYYTEASDWSHWLVRAVAGAPSQVQIMYGLSGERRLPEWEVDWLPGYEGAKPVRVGNGAVGQLQLDVYGEVMDALHQARLGGLEPDDATWEVQTKLVAHLETVWRKPDEGIWEVRGGRQHFTYSKVMAWVAFDRAIKSAERFGLPGPIDHWRSLCKEIHADVCKHGFDKERNAFMQAYGSPEMDASVLMIPLVGFLPADDPRVIGTIEAVERELMRDGLVQRYRTSRVDDGLPAGEGAFLACSFWMVDCLVMIGRQADARKLFERLLSLRNDVGLLAEEYDTHHERQVGNFPQAFSHIALVHAAIRLEALADDDRADNAADERAAEDEARFEHVGYRTVRA from the coding sequence ATGCCGGCACGTATTGAAGATTACGCAATGATTGGCGACTGCCGCAGCGCCGCGCTGGTGGCGCGCGACGGCTCGATCGACTGGCTCTGCTGGCCCTATTTCGATTCTCCCGCCTGTTTCGCTGCGCTCCTCGGCGGCCCCGAGCACGGCCGATGGAAGCTCGCTCCCGACGATCCCCGCGCGACCAGTACGCGCCGCTACCACGACGACACGCTGATTCTCGAGACCCGCTTCGAGACGGTGGAAGGCTGCGTTGCCGTGATCGATTTCATGCCGCTGCGCGACGGTGCGGCCGATCTGGTGCGACTGGTCAAGGGCATTCACGGCAACGTTTCGATGTCGATGGAACTGATTCTACGATTCGACTATGGGGCGTCGGTGCCGTGGGCGCGCGTGCTTGACAGCGACGATCCGACCGGTCCCGGCATGCGGCTCATTGCCGGGCCCGACAAGGTGGTCGTGCGTACGCCGGTCGAGATTCAAGATGTACCGGGCAGTCTGCGCGCGCGGTTCGACGTGAAGGCCGGCGAGACCGTGCCGTTCGTACTCTCTCGCGTGGCGTCGCATCACGCCGATCCGCGTGAGATCGATCCGCTGGCCGCGCTGACCGATACCGAGCGCTACTGGCGTACATGGGCCAACCGCTGTCAGCTCGACGGCCGCTGGGCTGAGGCGATTCGCCGCTCGCTGATCGTGCTCAAAGCACTCACCTTCGTGCCGACGGGCGGCGTGGTGGCCGCGCCGACCACATCGCTGCCGGAACAACTCGGTGGCGAACGTAACTGGGACTATCGTTATTGCTGGTTGAGAGACGCCACGCTCACTTTGCAGGCGCTCATGCTCGGCGGGTACTACACCGAAGCGAGCGACTGGAGCCATTGGCTGGTGCGGGCCGTGGCGGGGGCGCCGTCGCAGGTGCAGATCATGTATGGACTCTCGGGAGAGCGGCGTCTTCCCGAGTGGGAAGTCGACTGGCTGCCGGGTTATGAGGGCGCAAAGCCTGTGCGTGTGGGCAACGGTGCCGTCGGACAATTGCAGCTCGATGTCTATGGCGAGGTGATGGACGCCTTGCATCAGGCGCGTCTGGGCGGTCTGGAACCAGACGACGCCACCTGGGAGGTGCAGACGAAGCTGGTGGCCCATCTCGAGACTGTCTGGCGCAAACCGGACGAGGGGATCTGGGAAGTGCGCGGCGGGCGGCAGCACTTCACCTATTCGAAGGTGATGGCCTGGGTGGCGTTCGACCGGGCGATCAAGTCGGCCGAGCGTTTCGGGTTGCCGGGGCCGATCGATCACTGGCGCAGCCTGTGCAAGGAGATCCATGCAGACGTCTGCAAGCACGGCTTCGACAAGGAGCGCAATGCGTTCATGCAAGCCTACGGTTCGCCGGAAATGGACGCGAGCGTGCTGATGATTCCGCTGGTGGGTTTCTTGCCGGCGGACGATCCGCGCGTGATCGGCACGATCGAAGCGGTCGAGCGCGAACTCATGCGCGACGGGTTGGTGCAGCGCTATCGCACGAGCCGTGTCGACGACGGGTTGCCGGCCGGCGAGGGGGCGTTCCTGGCGTGCAGCTTCTGGATGGTCGATTGTCTGGTGATGATCGGCCGTCAGGCTGACGCCCGAAAGCTGTTCGAGCGGTTGCTGTCGCTGCGCAACGACGTTGGTCTGCTGGCGGAGGAGTACGACACTCACCACGAACGTCAGGTCGGCAACTTCCCTCAGGCGTTCTCGCATATCGCGCTGGTGCACGCTGCGATACGCCTTGAAGCGCTCGCCGACGACGATCGTGCTGATAATGCCGCAGACGAACGTGCTGCCGAAGACGAAGCCCGCTTCGAGCACGTGGGCTATCGCACGGTCAGAGCCTGA
- a CDS encoding CaiB/BaiF CoA transferase family protein — protein MMQSGKKAGPLQGVKVIELSHIMSGPVCGMMLADMGADVIKVEKMDGDDARRFAPILPHGESASFMMLNRNKRGIALNLKTEGGKAVLRKMLASADVVTENYRMGTMEKLGLGYESLREANPGLIYCCISGYGRTGPYADKGGFDLIAQGLSGLMSVTGEPGQAPIKAGSPIADINAGILAALGISAAYAHRLRTGLGQIVDTSLLEAGFQQMYWAAANFFASGENPPKLGSANPTSTPYQAFRTQDGWINIGAANQANYERLLQVLDAPEIANDPRFATNAGRTTHRAELVDRLTAYLTRDTTQNWVERLDAVGLPVGPVLPISEAVTHPQIVAREMVVETIHPLDGPTRSIGLPIRFSETPKCTGGPAPRLGEHTFEVLGEYGFDAGQVRDLVAQGAVHALEETAQAGA, from the coding sequence CAAGGTTGAGAAAATGGACGGCGACGATGCGCGTCGCTTCGCCCCGATTCTCCCGCACGGCGAATCTGCCTCGTTCATGATGCTCAATCGCAACAAGCGAGGCATTGCGCTCAACCTCAAGACGGAAGGCGGCAAGGCCGTGCTGCGCAAGATGCTTGCGAGTGCCGATGTCGTTACCGAGAACTACCGCATGGGAACGATGGAGAAGCTCGGTTTGGGGTACGAATCGCTGCGTGAAGCGAACCCCGGCCTGATCTATTGCTGCATCTCCGGCTACGGCCGCACGGGGCCCTATGCGGACAAAGGCGGTTTCGATCTGATCGCCCAGGGGCTCTCAGGCCTGATGAGCGTGACGGGCGAGCCGGGACAGGCACCCATCAAGGCGGGCTCGCCGATTGCCGATATCAATGCGGGCATTCTCGCGGCGCTCGGCATTTCGGCGGCTTATGCGCATCGACTACGCACCGGGCTGGGGCAGATTGTCGATACGTCGCTGCTCGAAGCGGGCTTTCAGCAGATGTACTGGGCTGCGGCCAATTTCTTCGCAAGCGGTGAGAATCCGCCCAAGCTCGGGTCTGCCAATCCCACGAGTACGCCCTATCAGGCCTTTCGTACGCAGGATGGCTGGATCAACATTGGCGCAGCCAATCAGGCGAACTACGAGCGTCTCCTTCAGGTGCTCGACGCCCCCGAGATCGCCAACGACCCGCGCTTCGCTACGAATGCCGGCCGCACCACGCACCGCGCCGAACTCGTCGACCGGCTCACGGCGTATCTCACGCGCGACACCACGCAGAACTGGGTCGAGCGCCTCGATGCAGTTGGCCTGCCTGTTGGCCCGGTATTGCCGATCTCCGAGGCGGTAACGCACCCGCAAATCGTGGCGCGAGAGATGGTGGTGGAGACCATTCATCCGCTCGACGGTCCGACACGCAGCATCGGCTTGCCGATCCGGTTCTCCGAAACGCCGAAGTGCACGGGCGGTCCCGCGCCGCGACTTGGCGAGCACACTTTCGAGGTGTTGGGCGAGTATGGCTTCGATGCCGGACAGGTGCGCGACCTGGTGGCGCAGGGTGCCGTGCATGCATTGGAGGAGACGGCACAAGCGGGCGCATGA